One segment of Rubripirellula amarantea DNA contains the following:
- a CDS encoding ECF-type sigma factor, translating to MSSDVTQILDAIENGDRQATEQLLPIVYQELRRLAASRMSHEKSGHTLQPTALVHEAFMRLVGGADQQKWNGRAHFFAAAAESMRRILIESARRRNTEKRGGDLVRRELLDDDAAACPQNDHVLLSLNDALLDLENHDAQLAKLVELRYFAGLTIDETADILGISARTVKRNWTYARAWLRNHIDSEA from the coding sequence ATGAGCAGTGATGTCACCCAAATTTTGGACGCAATCGAAAACGGCGATCGTCAGGCGACGGAGCAACTCTTGCCCATCGTTTACCAAGAATTACGTCGATTAGCGGCTAGCCGAATGTCGCATGAAAAGTCAGGGCATACCTTGCAGCCCACCGCGCTGGTCCACGAGGCTTTCATGCGATTGGTCGGAGGCGCTGACCAGCAAAAATGGAATGGGCGAGCCCATTTCTTCGCGGCGGCGGCGGAGTCGATGCGAAGGATTTTGATCGAGAGTGCCAGGCGGCGGAATACCGAGAAACGGGGCGGCGACTTGGTTCGCCGCGAACTTTTGGATGACGATGCCGCCGCTTGCCCGCAGAACGATCATGTGCTGTTATCGCTCAACGATGCTTTGCTAGATTTAGAGAACCACGATGCTCAATTGGCAAAGCTGGTCGAGTTGCGATATTTCGCAGGGCTCACAATTGACGAAACCGCTGACATTCTAGGCATTTCCGCTCGTACGGTGAAACGAAACTGGACGTATGCCCGTGCTTGGCTTCGAAATCACATCGACAGCGAAGCGTAG
- a CDS encoding hemolysin family protein, protein MNAFFVLAFLILLSSFFSLAEMALASARRSRLLQMAEDGDLRATKAIVIKDHPSRLLAATQTGITAAALLVGIYGESALLSSVDRLLQHNVPFLEPWIGTISFVLTIAVVTAITIVLSEIVPKRIALAHPERVAAFCAPFMFVFIRALSPAVHLLSWLADCILSLLPWDYAPAVSSIEDILAYVDEGERSGTLAPEESHLLSNVLRLDERHLASIMTPIADVDWLDLLAPREQNMQALRDSPHSQLPVCKGDLQHVIGIASSHSLLQSAIDGDIDLAEIPLDQPLFVPVSLTLIELLRTFRTQRSTMALVVSEFGNTEGVVTVDDLVLSLVGDMMPLADDPEESLAVRRADGSWLLDGLLAIDDMKYKLEIANVPNEELGNYHTVGGFVLASLGRIPRKTERFEWSGWSFEVVDVDRNRVDQVLAIRSIELPTPELA, encoded by the coding sequence ATGAATGCTTTTTTTGTTCTCGCTTTCTTGATCTTGTTGTCGAGCTTCTTTTCGTTGGCTGAGATGGCCCTGGCTTCGGCTCGCCGGTCACGTTTGTTGCAGATGGCTGAGGACGGGGATTTGCGCGCGACAAAAGCGATTGTGATCAAAGACCACCCCAGTCGCTTACTGGCGGCCACCCAAACCGGCATCACGGCCGCAGCACTGCTGGTGGGGATTTACGGAGAGTCCGCCTTGCTAAGCAGTGTGGATCGTCTGTTGCAACACAATGTTCCGTTTCTTGAGCCGTGGATTGGCACCATCTCTTTCGTGCTAACGATTGCTGTGGTAACCGCCATCACGATTGTTTTGAGTGAGATCGTGCCAAAACGAATCGCTCTTGCTCATCCAGAACGAGTCGCCGCATTTTGTGCTCCGTTCATGTTTGTCTTCATCCGCGCACTTTCGCCCGCTGTGCACCTGTTGTCGTGGCTTGCCGATTGCATTTTGTCGTTGTTGCCTTGGGACTACGCGCCCGCGGTCAGCAGCATCGAAGACATCCTCGCCTACGTTGACGAAGGCGAGCGATCGGGGACACTGGCACCCGAAGAGAGCCATCTCCTTAGCAACGTGTTGCGTCTAGATGAACGTCACCTAGCGTCGATCATGACCCCGATTGCAGATGTGGACTGGTTGGATCTGTTGGCGCCGCGCGAGCAGAATATGCAAGCGCTACGCGATTCACCGCACTCTCAATTGCCGGTCTGCAAAGGGGATTTGCAGCACGTGATTGGTATCGCCAGCAGTCACAGCCTCTTACAGTCTGCGATTGATGGCGACATCGACCTAGCAGAGATTCCGCTTGATCAACCATTGTTTGTTCCCGTCTCTCTTACGCTCATCGAACTCTTGCGCACCTTTCGCACGCAACGATCGACAATGGCATTGGTTGTTAGCGAGTTCGGAAATACTGAAGGCGTAGTGACGGTGGACGATCTGGTGCTTTCGTTAGTGGGCGACATGATGCCATTGGCGGATGATCCCGAAGAATCGCTCGCGGTAAGACGAGCCGACGGATCATGGTTGCTTGATGGCCTGCTAGCGATCGATGACATGAAATACAAACTTGAGATCGCCAATGTGCCCAATGAAGAACTGGGCAACTACCACACGGTAGGCGGTTTCGTATTGGCATCCTTAGGACGAATTCCCCGCAAGACCGAACGATTCGAATGGTCGGGATGGTCGTTCGAAGTCGTTGACGTGGATCGGAATCGAGTCGACCAAGTCTTGGCGATTCGAAGCATCGAATTACCGACCCCGGAGTTGGCTTAG
- a CDS encoding CYTH domain-containing protein, which produces MKYCPRNEFTFAVDDDTTDALIQAIGRFGLDRNERQSVVDRYYDSEIPKRATSSFQQSRVRRINCAWSVDLQCKSWKKDTSTLRQTTIDTSELSHLRNATVDKSWAGKWFHKKLLKRHLIPQFDLGFDRAWMNCEGFDDGRLTLDRNIRVHPLTFHGGVHPEFVQIDTSILRMKFTGALPLMFKQLLYQFALLPVHPSILSDLANEKVADLSSLAITLPMSRGTTTEVVTCQHG; this is translated from the coding sequence TTGAAGTATTGCCCTCGAAACGAATTCACGTTCGCAGTTGACGATGACACCACGGACGCCCTGATCCAAGCGATTGGGCGATTCGGACTCGATCGGAACGAGCGTCAAAGCGTGGTGGATCGCTACTACGACAGCGAGATACCCAAACGGGCAACTTCAAGTTTTCAACAATCTCGAGTTCGCCGGATCAATTGCGCTTGGTCAGTCGATTTGCAGTGCAAGAGCTGGAAGAAAGACACGTCCACGCTGAGACAAACCACCATCGATACAAGTGAGCTCTCTCACTTACGCAATGCAACCGTCGATAAGAGTTGGGCGGGTAAGTGGTTTCACAAGAAGCTGCTCAAACGACATCTGATCCCGCAATTCGATCTTGGATTTGATCGTGCCTGGATGAATTGCGAAGGTTTCGATGATGGTCGCTTAACGCTCGATCGCAACATTCGCGTTCATCCCTTGACCTTTCACGGTGGGGTTCACCCCGAGTTCGTTCAGATCGACACGAGCATTCTGAGAATGAAGTTCACAGGTGCTTTGCCGCTGATGTTCAAGCAATTGCTTTATCAGTTTGCTTTGCTCCCTGTTCATCCGTCAATTTTGTCTGACTTAGCCAACGAGAAAGTAGCCGACTTGTCATCCCTTGCAATCACGCTGCCGATGTCACGTGGAACGACGACCGAGGTGGTGACATGCCAACATGGTTAA
- a CDS encoding exopolyphosphatase, producing the protein MTQSQKYRLLTRSDFDGLVCAILLKDMGILGDIKFVHPKDVQDGQIEVNENDILTNLPYVAGCHLCFDHHSSELARGNGEERDNHVLTPSADSAARVVYDYYGGKQQFPLISDEMMEAVDKADAAKFTIEDVLNPQRWELLSFLMDARTGLGRFHDFRVSNYQLMMDLIDYCKGHTIDEILTLPDVDERVQLFRSHEANAKEQIRRCSTVEGNLVVLDLRDEETIYAANRFIVYSLFPQCNISMHCLWGRQKQNTVFTIGKSIFDRSCSTNVGELCLSYAGGGHEAAGTCQVAHEDADRVQQELIRAINADAAVTV; encoded by the coding sequence ATGACTCAATCACAAAAGTATCGCCTTCTCACACGCAGTGACTTCGATGGTTTGGTATGTGCCATCCTATTAAAAGACATGGGAATCCTTGGCGATATCAAGTTCGTTCACCCCAAGGACGTTCAGGACGGCCAGATCGAAGTGAACGAAAACGACATTCTCACCAACCTGCCCTACGTTGCCGGATGTCATCTGTGTTTCGACCATCATTCAAGCGAGTTAGCCCGCGGCAACGGAGAGGAGCGTGACAATCACGTTCTGACTCCTTCAGCCGATTCGGCTGCAAGAGTTGTTTACGACTACTACGGTGGCAAGCAACAGTTTCCGTTGATCAGTGATGAAATGATGGAAGCGGTAGACAAAGCGGATGCCGCGAAATTCACAATCGAAGATGTTCTTAATCCGCAACGTTGGGAACTGCTTTCATTCTTGATGGACGCTCGCACTGGCTTGGGGCGATTCCACGATTTCCGCGTGTCGAATTACCAGTTGATGATGGACTTAATCGACTACTGCAAAGGTCATACGATTGATGAAATTCTGACACTGCCCGATGTTGATGAACGAGTGCAACTATTTCGTTCGCATGAAGCGAACGCGAAGGAGCAAATTAGACGTTGCAGCACCGTGGAAGGAAATCTCGTTGTGCTCGATCTTCGTGATGAGGAAACCATTTACGCTGCCAACCGGTTTATCGTCTACTCGCTGTTTCCGCAGTGCAACATTTCGATGCATTGTTTGTGGGGCCGGCAAAAACAAAACACGGTATTCACAATCGGAAAGTCAATTTTCGATCGCTCGTGCAGCACAAACGTTGGCGAACTTTGCTTGTCTTATGCTGGCGGTGGACATGAGGCAGCGGGCACATGCCAAGTCGCTCACGAAGACGCCGATCGAGTTCAGCAAGAACTGATTCGTGCGATCAATGCAGACGCAGCGGTCACAGTCTAA
- a CDS encoding DUF1593 domain-containing protein — translation MNTTKMRWMLNRIGRAWIVCGVGCALLIGDAMLSAAVEPSAPRVIVTTDITNEPDDQESLVRLLLYSNDLQIEGLIGSTGIWKLSDPATHVIHECIDAYGKVHKNLLLHDASYPKAEDLHRITVTGNRGYGMSSVGFRPSQGSRLIVQAVDKDDDRPVWLLAWGGANTIAQAIWTVQHERTPEELARFLKKIRIYDLAAQDDAGAWMAKTFPDLLIVRNVAMFKGMSQRFNSDSWEHTRGGDESVSTRQWVKENIQENHGPLGTVYPDALHIWEGDTPTYFHLLPIGLNDPEKPWQGGWGGMFSREKQKNVNIVAQEYAGADCSHGCFVNETPYLDYWMHADAADRWAYNGKEYDNAWCSIFRWRTDFQNDFAARMDWCVNDFQNANHPPLPVLNDNSSTQVKYQTVLPGEVVTLDASGSSDPDGDQLHYQWWVYERAGTYEGVVSINQSETATAQLSIPADAAGKEIHAILTLRDDGQPSLTRYRRLVLNCSQE, via the coding sequence ATGAACACAACGAAGATGCGGTGGATGTTGAATCGAATCGGGCGCGCATGGATCGTCTGCGGTGTCGGGTGTGCCTTGCTGATCGGCGACGCCATGTTGTCGGCGGCGGTGGAACCATCCGCACCCCGGGTCATCGTCACGACGGACATCACCAACGAGCCGGATGATCAAGAATCATTAGTTCGGCTGTTGTTGTATTCGAACGATTTGCAAATTGAGGGACTGATCGGATCGACCGGCATTTGGAAGCTGTCGGATCCGGCGACGCACGTGATTCACGAGTGCATCGATGCTTATGGCAAAGTGCATAAAAATTTGCTTTTGCATGATGCGAGCTACCCGAAGGCCGAAGATCTGCATCGAATTACGGTGACAGGCAACCGTGGGTATGGAATGAGTTCGGTAGGCTTTCGCCCATCGCAGGGGTCTCGATTGATCGTCCAAGCCGTCGACAAAGACGACGATCGACCGGTGTGGCTATTAGCTTGGGGCGGAGCCAACACAATCGCTCAAGCGATTTGGACCGTCCAGCATGAGCGTACACCCGAAGAGTTAGCACGCTTTCTAAAAAAGATTCGCATCTACGACTTGGCCGCGCAGGACGACGCCGGTGCGTGGATGGCGAAAACGTTCCCCGATCTGTTGATCGTAAGAAACGTCGCGATGTTTAAGGGAATGTCTCAGCGATTTAACTCTGATTCTTGGGAACATACGCGAGGAGGCGACGAATCCGTCTCGACGCGGCAATGGGTGAAGGAAAACATTCAAGAAAACCACGGGCCCTTAGGAACGGTGTATCCCGACGCACTTCACATATGGGAAGGCGATACGCCCACCTACTTTCATCTGTTGCCGATCGGCTTGAATGATCCCGAAAAACCGTGGCAGGGTGGTTGGGGCGGAATGTTCTCGCGAGAGAAACAGAAGAACGTCAACATCGTGGCACAGGAATACGCTGGTGCGGATTGTTCGCACGGTTGCTTTGTCAACGAAACGCCATACCTCGATTATTGGATGCACGCGGACGCGGCAGATCGTTGGGCCTACAACGGCAAGGAATACGACAACGCGTGGTGTTCGATCTTTCGCTGGCGCACGGATTTCCAGAATGACTTTGCGGCACGGATGGATTGGTGCGTCAATGATTTTCAAAACGCAAACCATCCGCCGCTACCCGTTTTGAATGACAATTCTAGCACCCAGGTGAAGTATCAGACGGTCCTCCCTGGTGAAGTAGTAACCCTTGATGCGAGCGGTTCGAGTGATCCCGATGGTGATCAACTCCATTATCAATGGTGGGTCTACGAGAGGGCGGGAACCTACGAAGGAGTCGTTTCGATCAACCAAAGTGAGACTGCAACCGCCCAACTTTCGATTCCTGCGGATGCAGCGGGCAAGGAGATTCACGCGATCTTGACCTTGCGAGACGATGGGCAACCTTCGCTAACCCGTTACCGACGACTTGTGTTGAATTGTTCGCAAGAATGA
- a CDS encoding CotH kinase family protein produces MKTKLLSLLLFSVIGTAVAGFVYAQRPDGPESGGPAGIAGPGGFRGPGGFGGPGGFGGPGGFGGPGGPGGPNQPERKILKEYDADGNGWLNLAERQTARQSIASESQQRGGQGGETGRGPGGRRGRGPSVEPGTPGPKVAIDEANVYPGKPLYDTTVLRTVFLQFENDEWETELEDFHGTDVDVPATMTVDAVTYENVGVHFRGASSYGHVPRGSKRSFNVSLDMVDKDQNIDGYETLNLLNCNGDPSMMSSVLYSQIARKYIPAPKANFVHVVVNGESWGLYNSVQQFDKQFVKENFDGSKGTRWKVSGSPMADGGLRYLGEDLDEYKARFEMKSNDGKKEWMALVELCKTLNETPLDKLESALEPILDIDEALKFLALDVVLLNGDGYWLRASDYNLFLDEDGKFHVIPHDMNEAFALSGRGGPGGPGGAGGPGGPGRGRPDDAPERTSGRPDREPGNGPDGRPGFGRELGQGPNGPPSDNRGPTSAPPFDDRPGFDGGPRFGGGPNFGGERNFGGERGFGGGRGFRGGPGGGGMHGGSVDTDPLTGLDNERMPLRSRLLAVPALRKRYMQYVRQIANDSIAWSELGPLVEGYRDLIDPLVKSDTRKMTTYEAFQAATGSETFEAQQAMSLKKFSEERSRYLSSHEG; encoded by the coding sequence ATGAAAACAAAACTACTTTCTCTATTGCTTTTTAGCGTGATCGGAACTGCCGTGGCAGGCTTCGTGTACGCGCAGCGACCCGACGGGCCCGAGTCCGGTGGACCGGCTGGCATCGCAGGACCAGGCGGCTTCCGCGGCCCCGGTGGGTTTGGCGGCCCCGGTGGGTTTGGCGGGCCAGGCGGATTTGGTGGGCCGGGCGGACCAGGCGGGCCGAATCAACCAGAACGCAAGATCTTGAAGGAGTACGATGCCGATGGCAACGGATGGCTCAACTTGGCAGAGCGCCAGACAGCTCGCCAATCGATCGCATCTGAGTCTCAGCAACGAGGTGGCCAGGGTGGCGAAACTGGACGAGGCCCCGGCGGCCGACGCGGTCGCGGTCCCTCCGTAGAACCTGGGACACCAGGTCCCAAGGTTGCGATCGACGAAGCCAACGTCTATCCCGGCAAACCGCTCTACGACACCACCGTTTTGCGAACGGTATTTCTACAGTTCGAAAACGACGAATGGGAAACCGAGCTTGAAGACTTTCATGGTACCGACGTCGATGTTCCCGCCACGATGACGGTCGACGCGGTGACCTACGAAAATGTCGGCGTCCACTTTCGTGGTGCTTCGTCATACGGCCACGTGCCTCGCGGCAGCAAGCGTTCGTTCAACGTGTCTCTAGACATGGTCGATAAAGATCAAAACATCGACGGTTACGAAACACTAAATTTGCTGAACTGCAACGGTGATCCGTCGATGATGAGCAGCGTTCTTTATTCGCAAATCGCTCGAAAGTACATTCCCGCACCGAAGGCTAACTTCGTTCACGTCGTCGTCAACGGCGAGAGCTGGGGACTTTACAACAGCGTTCAACAATTCGACAAGCAATTTGTCAAAGAGAACTTTGACGGCTCGAAAGGCACCCGATGGAAGGTTAGCGGCAGTCCGATGGCAGACGGTGGCCTGCGTTACCTTGGCGAAGACTTGGACGAATACAAAGCTCGCTTCGAAATGAAGTCCAACGATGGCAAGAAAGAGTGGATGGCTTTGGTTGAGCTTTGCAAGACGCTCAATGAAACTCCTTTGGATAAACTTGAATCCGCACTCGAGCCAATCTTAGACATTGACGAAGCATTAAAGTTCTTGGCCTTGGATGTCGTGTTGCTAAACGGAGACGGTTATTGGCTTCGAGCGAGTGATTACAACCTGTTCCTTGATGAAGACGGAAAGTTCCACGTCATTCCTCACGACATGAACGAGGCGTTTGCGTTAAGCGGTCGCGGTGGACCTGGAGGACCTGGTGGAGCGGGAGGACCAGGCGGACCAGGACGTGGGCGACCGGACGATGCTCCCGAACGGACATCAGGCAGACCAGATCGCGAACCGGGTAACGGTCCCGACGGACGACCTGGATTTGGTCGCGAACTCGGACAAGGCCCCAACGGCCCTCCATCCGATAACCGAGGCCCCACTAGTGCACCCCCGTTCGATGATCGACCAGGATTCGATGGTGGACCACGATTTGGTGGCGGACCGAATTTCGGTGGCGAACGCAACTTCGGTGGCGAACGGGGCTTCGGTGGCGGCCGTGGATTCCGCGGTGGACCGGGAGGCGGGGGAATGCACGGAGGAAGTGTTGACACAGATCCGTTGACTGGACTCGATAACGAACGCATGCCGCTGCGAAGCCGATTGTTGGCAGTGCCCGCTTTGCGAAAACGTTACATGCAGTACGTAAGGCAGATTGCAAACGATTCGATTGCTTGGTCCGAACTTGGCCCGCTCGTGGAAGGCTACCGCGACTTGATTGACCCTCTTGTAAAGTCGGACACACGCAAGATGACCACCTACGAAGCGTTTCAAGCTGCCACGGGATCCGAGACTTTCGAGGCGCAGCAAGCGATGTCGCTAAAGAAGTTCTCGGAAGAAAGGTCCCGCTACCTTTCATCCCACGAAGGTTAA
- a CDS encoding DUF4956 domain-containing protein, with the protein MPTWLTESVDSTQLLGTPGDSSAIQMALRLSTAFLCGCVIAAIYWGVRPRDKFMPTFPPTLVLLSILCAMLPLVIGQNVAWAFGLVGALSIVRFRTVVEDTHDITFVIFAVLVGMAVGADQITVALVGMTVTGLAAFLVRPRGTDVGSTGDARLEIRIGVGRDPDMLFRDVFEQMLSKIEFSSGSTSKQGASLDLQYNIRLRPDANPTDLLNRLNLIEGVQSVELRTRR; encoded by the coding sequence ATGCCAACATGGTTAACCGAATCCGTTGACTCAACGCAGTTGCTAGGAACGCCGGGCGACAGCAGCGCGATCCAAATGGCACTTCGTTTGAGCACCGCCTTTCTTTGCGGCTGTGTGATCGCGGCAATCTACTGGGGTGTGCGACCGCGTGACAAGTTCATGCCGACGTTCCCGCCGACGCTGGTTTTGTTGTCCATTCTTTGCGCGATGCTGCCGCTAGTCATCGGTCAAAACGTGGCATGGGCCTTTGGTCTCGTGGGGGCATTGTCAATCGTCCGCTTCCGTACCGTCGTCGAAGATACGCACGACATTACGTTTGTGATTTTCGCGGTGCTCGTAGGTATGGCTGTTGGTGCCGATCAAATCACCGTTGCCCTGGTTGGAATGACCGTGACTGGACTTGCCGCGTTCTTAGTTCGCCCCCGAGGAACCGACGTCGGATCGACTGGCGACGCTAGGCTCGAGATTCGAATTGGCGTTGGTCGCGATCCCGACATGCTGTTTCGAGACGTCTTTGAACAAATGCTTAGCAAGATTGAGTTCTCTTCCGGATCCACCAGCAAGCAAGGTGCATCGTTGGACTTGCAATACAACATCCGCCTTCGTCCCGACGCCAATCCAACCGATCTCCTCAACCGGCTCAACCTGATTGAAGGAGTGCAAAGTGTTGAACTTCGAACCCGACGCTAG
- a CDS encoding serine/threonine-protein kinase — protein MNRPSQRTIFLEALDQDDPQGRETYLRSACGDDVELRSAVDALLLAHDRPENPLDRPVLPNQLAETLVTDQTPISDHLGLTIGPYRLMEQIGEGGFGLVFVAQQEKPVRRKVALKIIKPGTASREILARFDAERQAVAMMDHPNIARVFDAGVTDDARPYFVMELVKGQPITEFCDQHALPLRKRMELFRDVCAATQHAHQKGVIHRDLKPSNVMVALHDDKPVVKVIDFGVAKAIGQDLTDQTLYTRFYSMIGTPLYMSPEQAAMSGLDVDTRSDIYSLGVLLYELLTGTTPFDRGRLDTAGYDEMRRIIREEEPPRPSHRLTTIQSSSSLTAVDVRPMAADLTSARREAIPNDLDWIVMKALEKDRTRRYESSSAMSDDVRRFLESEPIEARPPSNAYRLRKFAARNRTVLVTAMLVALALLVGTGASLYQASRAVAERDEKEVALNDAIEARNEIIQFADHLKTANLLLGESRAYEVANEYSAADAKLGQAIELVPNYYLVWLQRALMRADLGLWEEAAKDFSEAMRLEAPVDSRQWEGAAAVFYLTDRPEDYEELCARLVKTHVNDEAPLPLNTLRSLLISPTHSSDARQWAADGERLVAMAQGPGRFGRRFGDREPARSSPDRSSPDRSSPDRSSPDHSPLEGSPPEGPERSGLGAPDLGAATFNPPEFDSPQFRGPEGRGPGPRDLRNPRGPNQGPRFLDLAPPSIVQYVAAWASLRAENPQRALELLDMAAQARGPSAEMLHSLRALAYHQLGDDSQSKLELARADESLSKMIDAFTSSTNPGPWFDFVEVVILHREATQAITGTKIETDPAIRRFQQQTRESLGLAR, from the coding sequence ATGAACCGACCGAGTCAACGAACGATTTTTCTAGAAGCCCTTGATCAGGATGATCCGCAAGGTCGGGAAACCTATTTGCGGTCCGCTTGCGGTGATGACGTCGAATTGCGATCGGCCGTTGACGCGTTGCTGTTGGCGCACGACCGCCCTGAAAACCCGCTCGATCGGCCTGTCCTTCCCAATCAGCTTGCCGAAACGCTGGTAACTGACCAAACGCCAATCTCTGATCACCTTGGTTTAACGATCGGTCCGTATCGTTTGATGGAACAAATCGGCGAGGGCGGGTTCGGTTTGGTGTTTGTCGCCCAGCAAGAAAAACCCGTTAGGCGAAAGGTGGCCCTGAAGATCATTAAACCGGGCACGGCGTCCCGAGAAATCCTGGCTCGCTTTGATGCCGAACGGCAAGCCGTGGCCATGATGGATCACCCAAATATCGCCAGAGTGTTTGACGCCGGAGTCACTGACGATGCACGGCCTTACTTCGTGATGGAATTGGTTAAGGGGCAACCGATCACCGAATTTTGTGATCAACACGCCCTCCCGCTACGCAAGCGAATGGAATTATTCCGCGACGTTTGTGCCGCGACTCAACACGCGCACCAAAAAGGCGTCATTCATCGCGACCTGAAACCATCCAACGTGATGGTGGCGTTGCACGACGACAAGCCCGTGGTGAAAGTGATTGACTTTGGAGTCGCCAAGGCGATTGGGCAAGACCTAACCGACCAAACGCTTTACACGCGGTTCTATTCGATGATCGGTACGCCGCTCTACATGAGCCCCGAACAGGCTGCGATGAGCGGTTTGGATGTGGACACACGAAGCGACATTTATTCGTTGGGAGTCCTGTTGTACGAGCTACTAACGGGCACGACGCCTTTTGATCGCGGCCGTTTGGACACCGCGGGCTACGACGAAATGCGGCGAATCATCCGCGAAGAAGAACCACCACGTCCCAGCCACCGGCTGACGACAATCCAATCGAGTTCTTCCCTCACCGCAGTCGATGTGCGTCCCATGGCTGCCGATCTTACGTCGGCAAGACGTGAGGCGATTCCAAACGACTTGGATTGGATCGTGATGAAAGCTCTCGAGAAGGACCGCACCCGTCGCTACGAATCGTCCTCGGCAATGAGCGACGACGTTCGGCGATTCTTGGAATCCGAACCGATCGAAGCCAGACCCCCGTCCAATGCCTATCGTTTGCGAAAATTCGCGGCAAGAAACCGAACAGTACTGGTGACGGCGATGCTCGTCGCTTTAGCTTTATTGGTGGGAACGGGCGCGAGTCTTTATCAAGCTTCGCGGGCGGTCGCTGAACGCGATGAGAAAGAAGTGGCATTGAATGATGCGATTGAAGCTCGCAACGAAATCATCCAATTCGCCGACCATTTGAAGACAGCGAATCTGTTGCTCGGCGAATCAAGAGCTTACGAAGTGGCCAACGAATATTCCGCCGCGGATGCCAAGCTCGGGCAAGCCATCGAACTTGTTCCCAACTATTACTTAGTGTGGCTTCAGCGAGCGTTGATGCGAGCCGACTTGGGCTTGTGGGAAGAGGCTGCGAAGGATTTTTCTGAAGCGATGCGATTAGAGGCACCAGTGGACAGTCGCCAATGGGAAGGCGCCGCCGCTGTGTTTTATCTCACCGATCGACCTGAGGACTACGAAGAACTGTGCGCACGTTTGGTAAAAACACACGTCAACGATGAAGCACCGTTGCCCTTGAACACCCTTCGATCACTACTAATCTCACCGACCCATTCATCGGATGCGAGACAATGGGCTGCAGACGGCGAAAGGCTCGTCGCGATGGCTCAAGGCCCCGGACGCTTTGGACGCAGATTTGGGGACCGCGAACCTGCCAGATCATCACCTGACAGATCATCACCTGACAGATCATCACCTGACAGATCATCACCTGATCACTCCCCCCTTGAAGGATCACCTCCGGAAGGTCCTGAACGCTCGGGATTGGGAGCACCGGATTTGGGAGCAGCTACTTTCAATCCACCGGAATTTGATTCGCCCCAGTTCAGAGGACCCGAAGGACGCGGCCCAGGCCCTCGAGACCTGCGAAATCCCCGAGGTCCTAATCAGGGGCCAAGGTTTCTTGACTTGGCACCACCAAGCATCGTGCAATACGTTGCGGCGTGGGCTAGTTTGCGAGCCGAAAATCCCCAGCGTGCCTTGGAGCTTCTCGACATGGCAGCACAGGCGCGAGGGCCAAGCGCCGAAATGTTGCATTCGCTAAGAGCACTCGCGTATCACCAACTCGGCGACGACTCGCAATCTAAGCTCGAACTAGCGAGGGCCGATGAGTCGCTGAGCAAGATGATCGACGCCTTCACTAGTTCCACTAACCCGGGCCCATGGTTCGACTTTGTCGAAGTGGTCATCTTGCATCGTGAAGCTACCCAAGCGATCACCGGAACCAAGATCGAGACGGATCCGGCGATCCGGAGGTTTCAACAGCAGACCCGTGAGTCCCTTGGATTGGCCCGCTAG